The window GCGTGATTTTTCCGTTTTTTTCGCTTTTTCCCGATTTTTTCAGATTCGTTTCAGTTTCAGGCCGCAACTTTGCAGTAGAAAATCCGATTAAACCTGTAAAAACAAAAAACGATTATGAAAAAGCTCACGATTATCTTCGCTTCTCTGGCCCTCATGGTCTCCTCTGTCGCCGCTTTCGCCGGCAACGACCGCATCATCACCGTCGCCGAACTCCCGGCCGTTTCGCAGCAGTTCATCAAGACCCACTTCGCGGGCGTCGAGGTCTCTTACGTCAAGGTCGATGAGGAGATGTTCGACAAGGACTACAAGGTGGTCTTTGTCAACGGTTCGAAGGTCGAGTTCGCCAAGAACGGACAGTGGACGGATGTCGATTGCAAGTACGGCGAGGTGCCCGCGGCCATCGTTCCGCAGCAGATCCGCGACCGTGTGGCCAAGGATTTCGCAGGCCGCAAGATCGTCTCGATCGACCGCGACAAGCGCGGCTACGAGGTGGCGCTCGACAACGGCCTCGACCTGAAATTCGACATGAAGTTCCGCCTGATCGAGGTCGATGACTGATCCGCATCCTGCTGAAAACCACCGACGGCGCCCGGATTCGTATCCGGGCGCCGTCTTATTCATATTTATAATGTCCGCCTATTACCGTATAAAATAATATGATGGATATTTTTGTACAAATCACAAAAAACTATTGTATATTTGTGTCACGAACAAAACGCAAACTTAAAGCAATACAGTTATGTTAAGCAAGAAATTACACGAAGCGATGAACGCTCAGATCAATGCCGAGCTTTGGTCGGCCTATCTTTATCTTTCGATGTCGATGGACGCCGAGGCCAAGGGGCTGAAAGGCGTTGCCAACTGGTTCTACGTGCAGTTCCGGGAGGAGCAGGACCACGCGCGGATCTTTATGAACTACATCCTCTCGCGCGACGCCGAAGTGAAACTGCTTCCGATCGAGGCTGTGCGCACCGAATGGGCTTCGCCGCTGGAGATGTTCCGCGACACGCTCGAACACGAGAAAAAGGTTACGGCCATGATCGGCAATCTGGCCGCCATCGCCGCCGAGGACAAGGATTACGCTTCGTCGAACATGCTCGTCTGGTTCATCGACGAGCAGGTCGAGGAGGAGGCGTCGGCACGCGACATGATTACGGCCTGCGAGGCCGTCGAGGGCAACAAGTTCGGGCTCTACATGCTCGACAAGGAGCTGGCCGCCCGCGCCTATACGCAGGCTTCGCCGCTGGCCAACGCATAGACGGAAGATTTTGTCATAGTTATTTTTAGTGGGTCCGGCCTCCGAAAGGGGGTCGGATTTTTTGGTTAGTCGGATTATTTGACTATCTTTGCCAAAGATAAACTTTGGCTTAGATAGGCTGCGCCTCAGCATAGCTCGGGCTTGCCCGGCTCTGCATTCGGCTTGCGCTATCTTTGCAATAGAATATATGATTAGAGGTTAAGACAAACCTTTGCGCCAACGGTAAACTCGCGACTGCTACATTTAGTAGCAGGTTTATAACATGGTGTGAAATTTGTCTGAAACCTGAGTCTTGTCCCTACCCGTTCGGGCAGGGGACAGGCTTGGGCGTAAGGGCAACTCACCGTGTAAGGCTCGCGAGGCCGACCGTTGGCAGGTTGTACCTGCGTCCTTGCTTTTTATAGGAGGGTCGTCCTGCGGGGCGCCGCTGT of the Alistipes senegalensis JC50 genome contains:
- a CDS encoding PepSY-like domain-containing protein translates to MKKLTIIFASLALMVSSVAAFAGNDRIITVAELPAVSQQFIKTHFAGVEVSYVKVDEEMFDKDYKVVFVNGSKVEFAKNGQWTDVDCKYGEVPAAIVPQQIRDRVAKDFAGRKIVSIDRDKRGYEVALDNGLDLKFDMKFRLIEVDD
- a CDS encoding ferritin yields the protein MNAQINAELWSAYLYLSMSMDAEAKGLKGVANWFYVQFREEQDHARIFMNYILSRDAEVKLLPIEAVRTEWASPLEMFRDTLEHEKKVTAMIGNLAAIAAEDKDYASSNMLVWFIDEQVEEEASARDMITACEAVEGNKFGLYMLDKELAARAYTQASPLANA